The nucleotide sequence AAACCATATCTCATGTTTATTTTAGCTTCTTCCTGCAATCTCTCTAAAGGAATATCCTTCTTCGATCTCTTATTAACATCACAGAAATCACAACCCCGTCCGCAACCTCTCATGGCTTCAATTAATGAATTAATTGTTGGACCACGTATAACAGGAATATTCTCTATATTGCGTACAAAAGTATGAAGGAGTTCTGGAGCGTCTCCAGCTTCCAAGTCATGAAACAAATCCAATGCTAGCTCATCGGCCTCACCTATCACCACAGTATCTATCCCGTGAATCTTCATCCTTTCAGGTTTGGCTAACTCCCAAGACCCATTACCTCCTACGACAACTTTAAAATCATATTTCTTTTTTAATTGGATGATGGAAGCACACATTTTTTTAAATTTCATCGCCACATAAGATAATTTTTCAGGCGACATTGTAGTTGTAACTGGAGCCATCCCCAACGGGTCCATGACATTTATTCCAACAACCTTGGTTTGTGGTCCAATACACTTTTCCAACATTTCTGGGTGAGCTAGAAATACTTCGCTTTTATCATACTCTCGAATTAATGCACTTTCGATACGACGTAAACCACATTGGGCAACCTTGATTTCGCCAGTATTCTTATCAGTTTCAACACTTGGGCAAAAAAGTTTATCAAAAACAAATTCAGGAACAAGTTCATACGGGCCACATGCAATAAACCCATAAAGAAAATTACCTCTATAGTTGGTCATCAAACTACGATCGGCAGTTAGTACAATTCTTTTACCAGCAACCATTTTCTAATCTATATCCGCTTCTATTAATAAAACGTAGGTATAAAATTATTTTCATCGCATTTAGAGTATGCAGAGTAGGACTCTAACTTCCTAAATAACGGTATTAATAAAGGCCTCTTCTTCTGCCTTTTAGTATTATGGATTTCAGTTGACGGTGGTCCAGAAGCGAAAGCGCATCTTGATAATTTGTCCATTTGAATCCTTCGTGTTCATTTGATATGGTGACTTCTCTAATTGGAGTAGTTGCAAAATAAAATTTTACTTCCTTCTCTGATCGGATTCCGTCAGCTCTAAAATATTTGTACTGAATCTTACCTATGTATTGGTGTATATCCAAGTCAACGATTCCAGTTTCTTCCTGTACTTCTCTCTGCAATGTCTGAATTTCATTCTCCCCTCTTTCTTTATGACCTTGGGGAAACCCCCAAAATCCCCGTTTATTTCTCAAGAGTAGAAATTCTGAATGATCTCTATTAAATTCAACAGATTGATATCTTATTATTGCACCCACTGATAGCTCTATCGTCACTCTTCTCTATCCCAATTACGTAGATTGTAAAGTAATAAATATAATACTGTTTCTATGCAGAATTCTGTCTATATAATAACTGATTTGTCTTTTCAAAAGGAGAATAGACTTTGACAGTAAACCTTGATAACCCAACAGCTTCGGTAGCCTCGATCAATCCTGTTTTAGCCAATTATAAAACTCATCCCGCGTATTCACTCTTCATTTCCGCCCTCAGATCTAAACATACCAAGATAAAGTATGATGGCTGCCTACAGAAGTACCTACGGCTTTCCATTCATAAGTCATTAGATTCCCTTGATCAAGTCCTCCAGAAGAATTCCAAGGTCATTGAATCGGAGATAACCCAACAGCTAATTGAAATGAAAAACGCTGGATCATCCTATTCCACAGTTTCTGTCCATTTGGCCGCCTTGTATCACTTTTTTTCCATCAATGATGTTATCATCAATAGAAAGAAACTCTCAAAGTTCCTTGGAGAACAGGAAAACAAGTATGAATATCGATCTTATACTCTTGAAGAAATATCGTCTTTGCTTTCTTTGAGTGATGAAAGGGGAAAAGCTATTGTGTTGTTGATGGTCTCAACTGGCATGCGAGTAGGGGCCCTTCCTTCTATAAAACTGAGACACCTCACAAGACATAATTTGGAGGATGGAAAGTATGTGTATAGAATTCAAGTCTATGCTACATCAAGAAAAGATAGTTACTTTACATTTTGTACCCCTGAATGTGCTAAAGCCATTGACGACTATCTCTCCTATAGAAAAAGGGTCGATAGATCCTTAGTCCAGGATATGAATACAGGGAACTGGGGGCCTCATGAAACCTATCTCTTCACGAAATTATTCGATTTAGACGAATCAACTTTGTCTTCAAATAGTGAGTTATACAAAGAGCCTATGTCAGCATTGGGTCTCCGTGCGTACATAGTAAAAAAGCTCAAGAAGTTGAATCTAAGGAAGGAATGGCTTCTCACTGAAAATTCTTCTGTATATAGAGCATCTCATAAGAATGAGTTACATCCATGTCATTCCTTTAGAATCTTTGCTATCACAAACATGCAAAGATCAAAAATCGATAAAACAGTTAGGGAAATGTTGGTTGGTCATAGCACTGGTTTAGACTCGGCATATTACAAACCCTCAGAAGGGGAAATTCTGCAAGAGTATTTGAAGGCCGTCGATAGTCTAACCATTAGTAACGAATCTCGCTTGACTAGCAAACTTTCACGGTATAACACTATGTTTGAGAGACTAGCCCATCAACTTGAGGATCTTGATACAAAATTTGAACGAGCACAAAAAAACAGAGAAAAATTCTTAGAGTTACTTGAACCTGACCAGCAGAAAACTTTCAGAATGCTGTGGGGGACTGATGAGTAGCCAGTTAGGTGAAAGTTCTACTAGGATTAAATTATTTCATAATGATAAACACCATTACTGCCTCTTAAAAGGTGATGGAGAGAACTATTTTTAATTATTATCAGAACAAATGCTATGGGACATCATCCTTACTGGCTCAATTCACATTCTATCATACTCGAAACTTGGAACTTTACTGAAATATAGGTATAGTAACTATCCTTCTAACAGCTCATCGCATTATTTAGTGTAATTGGTTGCTACACATCTTCCGAGTTAAGCAACAAACTTGAAACAGGACCAACGCTAATACATAAAAATTATAGTCCAAAGGACATAGCATTAGAATAGTCTATAATTCTAATCAATTGCATCTGTACCTTTACTTGTATAAATGAGATTTCATTCAGCTTAGAGTAAAATTTCGTTCTTATGGTATTTTATGATTTCTATCAGATTTAAGAGACCCTCCGATCCCTCTTCGCTGCTATCGTATAATTTAGTAATTTTTTTATTCTCAAGTTTGAGAAACTCATATAATACAGCTTCAACGATGTAGAAGCCAATCAACAAGAATTTATCATACTTATCCAAATCTACGGATTCACTAGAATGAACAAATTGAGATCGCAACTTATATAATTGCTTGACGAGATCGTTGATTACATATTTGTTATTTGAAGCCATTCCTTGATAAACACTTTTTATATTTGGATAGACAATTTCGTTTATGGATGAGGGTTTATTCCCAATCAAGAATGCTACTCTATCGGCGAGTTTCCAGTTTAGATAATCTTTATCATCTTTATTTAGAATTAAATTCTCTAACATGGTCATATAAAATACTATTTTCATAATGGGTTCGGTGTTTTTTTGCACATGACTGTATATATCAAATGCTTTTATGATCCTCTTATCAATATCACTTTTCTTAATTTTTCTAAAAATGTTCGATATTGAATTTAAATTATTCACGACAGTATCCGTTAAAAAATATTCATCCTCCATTTCAAAATTCATATATGTTGACTGAATTTCAGAATTATGAAAGGACGTATAGCAAGGGTGATACTCTCCTGAATACGGAAACAAATTTCCCCCATTTACAAAACTGAGAATCCCTAGCGATTTTGTAAGTTCTGTGTGCGCATAGTGGGTCGCCAATCCTAGATCAGTTGAAATTGTCTGAATATGAAGTGACCAAGATTCTGGTTCAGGCTGGACTTTTAGAACAGTGGGCCCTAACTCTTTAGACTTCATCTGTGCAATTCTCACTTCCAAGGCCTTTTTGACTTCAGGTGGTAGACTATTTAGAGGAGTTAATTCACTAGTTCTAACCTGTAGACTCCTGACAGCAGTGAAGTTAGTGAATGTACCTATTTTGAAATAAAAGTCAAATTTTTTGAACTCATTTTCAAACTTTTCTTTCGCTTCACTCGGATCCATAAGCTTTTTTTCACAGAATAATCGTAACTCGTTAATTAATCCATAGTCAACGTTATATTTTAGAACAAAATCATAAAGTTTAGATTTCTTGAATTGTATTTCAAAGAGATCATTATAAAAGCATTTATCCATATCATTTCAAGAAAATTTGAGCTACCATTTAACGATTCTGTTAGTAATCTCTTAATTCTTCTCCTTTACATATTTGAATCTCTGCTGTTCAAAATGTACTTTAGAGGACGCCAACTGAACTTCTCTTTAAGACTATTTTCTATAGAAAAGTGTCACTTTTTTACCATCCAATTTTTAAACCGAAAACAATTCGGGTCCACACGGATAGGTGACGATATAGGTTTTTATGATGGATTCAAAATTAATTTTTTCAGGTTCTAAGTGGATGGACTTACGAGTTCTGAAATTAGGGTAGGAATTGGTAGGATGAGCAAAGTTGTTTTGGAAGAATTATCAGATTCGATAGAAAAACTGACATTGTTGATTTGGACGCTGGCAGCCACTTAGCATAATCATATACTATCTTGTTCCATCTATAAGTGAAGTTATTAAAGCGGGTCTACTAATTTACCACACGTAGCAACTACAGATACTTCAACGGGGAATATGTTACGTTCAATAAGATCAATCGTAATTCTCCATCCATTATTTGCAGGCGAACTTTCATGTACTTTAACGTCGCCATATTGATTTTGATCATCGAATTTTCCTTTTGGGTTGTAATCAAATCCTCCACCTGTAACTTTCGTATCTTGTGGACAGCTTACTTCTAAGGTATGTATGGGGTCGGCCGGATTGCCTGCAAATGTTACATTGTTGTAAACTGCTATAGTATCAAATTCTTTGTTAGACCCAGCCTCTCCTTTGAATTCTTTTAAAATATTAAACCCTGGCAGGTTATGTAAGTCTTTTATCTTGATACTGTCCAATGAGAATGCCAATGCCGTTTGCGAATATGCAATTGACGAAAATACCATTAATATTACAAATGCAGTTACTACTTTCATTGATCCTTCCTTTTGTGCCTTGGTCAAATTCATTCATCTACTGCAATTTGTGTATATTTAGACTAAATAGCAAAATCTAGTCACACAATTACATTATTTGACCCAATTACATTATTCTATTAGAATTGTCTAAAATAGTCTGACATTACATTATCCAGATTTCTTTAGCAAACTGATCATTGAAATCTGAAGAAATTGGGTTTTTCGCTGTCGGCAGGTATAAAAGCCAAAATCAGCAAAGAAATTCTTGAACCGATTCTTGCACACAATTGATGAGAACTGTATTAATCATTAGAAAGTATTTGAGAATTATACGCTAGGTGCAAATGCTGTCTGGGAACGAATAACCAGTTTGTGGTAGGCGGAAAAAAATGACATAAAGTGACTAAAA is from Candidatus Nitrosocosmicus arcticus and encodes:
- a CDS encoding NUDIX domain-containing protein: MTIELSVGAIIRYQSVEFNRDHSEFLLLRNKRGFWGFPQGHKERGENEIQTLQREVQEETGIVDLDIHQYIGKIQYKYFRADGIRSEKEVKFYFATTPIREVTISNEHEGFKWTNYQDALSLLDHRQLKSIILKGRRRGLY
- a CDS encoding site-specific integrase yields the protein MTVNLDNPTASVASINPVLANYKTHPAYSLFISALRSKHTKIKYDGCLQKYLRLSIHKSLDSLDQVLQKNSKVIESEITQQLIEMKNAGSSYSTVSVHLAALYHFFSINDVIINRKKLSKFLGEQENKYEYRSYTLEEISSLLSLSDERGKAIVLLMVSTGMRVGALPSIKLRHLTRHNLEDGKYVYRIQVYATSRKDSYFTFCTPECAKAIDDYLSYRKRVDRSLVQDMNTGNWGPHETYLFTKLFDLDESTLSSNSELYKEPMSALGLRAYIVKKLKKLNLRKEWLLTENSSVYRASHKNELHPCHSFRIFAITNMQRSKIDKTVREMLVGHSTGLDSAYYKPSEGEILQEYLKAVDSLTISNESRLTSKLSRYNTMFERLAHQLEDLDTKFERAQKNREKFLELLEPDQQKTFRMLWGTDE
- a CDS encoding HEPN domain-containing protein, which translates into the protein MDKCFYNDLFEIQFKKSKLYDFVLKYNVDYGLINELRLFCEKKLMDPSEAKEKFENEFKKFDFYFKIGTFTNFTAVRSLQVRTSELTPLNSLPPEVKKALEVRIAQMKSKELGPTVLKVQPEPESWSLHIQTISTDLGLATHYAHTELTKSLGILSFVNGGNLFPYSGEYHPCYTSFHNSEIQSTYMNFEMEDEYFLTDTVVNNLNSISNIFRKIKKSDIDKRIIKAFDIYSHVQKNTEPIMKIVFYMTMLENLILNKDDKDYLNWKLADRVAFLIGNKPSSINEIVYPNIKSVYQGMASNNKYVINDLVKQLYKLRSQFVHSSESVDLDKYDKFLLIGFYIVEAVLYEFLKLENKKITKLYDSSEEGSEGLLNLIEIIKYHKNEILL